ATTACTCAGAGCGTTCGAATGCTTGGATTGAGCGAGATGTAACACGCGCACAGCGGGCAATTCAATCCGCTTGCGGGATAAAACCAATGATCATACGCACGCCAAGTGGCGATATGAATCTCCGAGTTATAAAGAAACTGCTTAACATGAATCAGCAAATTATCCATTGGGGAACAGACTCGCTGGATTGGAAAATTAGAAATCCATCCCAAATCGTTTCAAGGGTTTTGAAGAAGGCTAAATCAGGTGATATCATATTGCTTCATGCGTGTGATACCTGGCATCAAAGCCTTGATGCCCTTCCCTCCATTATTAAAGGATTGAGACAAAAAGGATTTCGATTCCTAAGCGTGAGTGAGCTGAGGAAATATGAGGAATAAAGGGAGAATTACGAATACTAAA
This Paenibacillus sp. JZ16 DNA region includes the following protein-coding sequences:
- a CDS encoding polysaccharide deacetylase family protein; translation: MTIYNRVVSRVPTKQAVLALTFNIANGRKVPLSVLKLLKTEGITSTTFFVTGTWARSNPDIARKITNMGYEIASHGYLHDNYSERSNAWIERDVTRAQRAIQSACGIKPMIIRTPSGDMNLRVIKKLLNMNQQIIHWGTDSLDWKIRNPSQIVSRVLKKAKSGDIILLHACDTWHQSLDALPSIIKGLRQKGFRFLSVSELRKYEE